CGGCTCCGCGACTACCTGGACGCCGAAGCGCAGGCCGGCACACTCGACTTCCGTTCGGCCGACGGACAGACACAGCAGACCTCCGCAGTGGCCGAACAGTTCCTCGGCATGATCTGCGGCCAGCTCCTGTGGCCTCAACTCGTACGCACCGACTTCGTCCCGCCCGACCCCACCGACACCACGATCGTGGACGAAGCCGTCGCCCTCATGCTCACCCGCTATCGCACCGGATCCTGAAGCCTGGACCACCAGTTCACGCTGCAAGGACCCCGATACGTCGCCTCACCGGGACAGGTACAGGTATGGGTGACTCGACCGACAACGAATACCGGCGAGCACGGCCGGTCCTCCCCGTAACCAACAGCGGCCGACAGCTGAGCCCGGGCCGTGGCCTCCCGGTACTGCTGACGTGCGCACCCGGCGTTGTGCTCGGTGGCGCGACCACCAACAAGTGATCGACGAAATCCTCCAGCACGTGTGAACCCGGGGCGACGTCGGCCCCGCTGTGACGGTGTTGGCCTTCTGCGGCGGCGACCACCGCGGCTACACCGGTTAGCCAGCGCCACCCGCAGACAGCGCGTGATCCGAAAAAGATCATCATCCGCGAGCGCCGCGAAGCGAGACGTAGTGATTCAGGCCGGAGTCCCTCTGGTTCTGTCCTACGTGCCTGATGGCGCCTCCCTCAAGAGAACGAGCCCTCAGGCGAACCGGAGGAATGACACGGTGGAGATCGAGCTGTGGATCAACGGATCCGCCCAACGGCTGGACGTCTCGCCACAGGTGAGCCTGCTCGACGCGCTGCGATGGGTAGACAAACACGCGGAAGCTCCTGGGCGACAGGCGATCTTGGTCTTGAACCCATCTACCAGGAGCTTCCGTACGTCCGGCCGCCACCCACGCCGCAACTCCCCACCCCGCCAAGCAGGTTGGCAAACGCTCACTGTCCCTGCGACCGCTGTGTACGCGGTCGCAGGGGGCGGCTGCCGCAGCACTCATTGACGTGGTGACGGCTCGGTCCGTGCGGGTGCGGTCCGCCGAGTGTGGTGGTGTAGAAGCGCTTCCGATCATGGAAACGGGTGCCATCAGAAACCAGGCCAGGACTACGACTCGTTGCCACTTCCCGCCCCGTGCCGTGCGCGAAACGACGCGGATGACACGGGCGCCGCGGCCGACGACCTCGGGTTCGGCGTTACCGGCAGGCACATGTTCGCCGACGGAGCGTCAGGTCTGCTGCGCTGTGGCGTGCTGGCGGGGAGCGGCAGGATGGGGGAGCGGGATCTTCTGCGCGAGTTTGTCGCCTTCGACGTCCAGGTCGGGCAGGAGGCGGTCCAGCCACACGGGAATCCACCAGGCCTTCTCCCGTGCGAGTGCCATGGTGGCCGGGATGAATGTCATGCGGATGACGAACGCGTCGATGAGGATGCCCGCCGCCAGCGCGAATCCCGCCTGTTTGATCATGGGCTGGGCGTTGAAGATGAATCCGGCGAAGACCGAGACCATGATCGTGGCCGCGGCGATCACGACGGCGCTCGCCCGGGCGAAGCCGGAGACGGTCGCGTCGAGCGGGTCGGCACCGTGCATGCGGGCCTCACGCATCGAGGTGACCAGGAACACCTGGTAGTCCATGGCCAGTCCATAGAGCACGCCGGTGACGATGATGGGCAGCAGGCTCACCACAGGTGCGTTCGCGTCGAGTCCGAACAGCGCCTGCAGCCAGCCCCATTGGAAGACCGCCGTGGTGATGCCGAAGGTGGCGGCGATGCTGAGCAGGAAGCCGAGCGTGGCCATGACCGGGACGACGACCGAGCGGAAGACCAGGAGCAGGACGATCAGCGAGAGCCCGAGAACGGTGGCCACGTAGAGGGGCAGGACGTCCCCGAGGCGGTCGGACACGTCGATCGCGAGGGCGGTGAAGCCGGTGACGCCGATGGTGACGCCATGGGTTTCGCGGATCTCCCGGCTCTTGTCCCGCACGGAGGCGACGAGGTCCTTGGTGCCGTCGTCGTTCGGACCGTCGCCGGGAACGAGGCTGAGGACGGCCACGGTGCCGGCGGTGTTCATACCTGCCAGAGAGATCGAAGTGGCGCCCTCGGTGTCCTTCAGCTCGGAGACGACCGCAGCGAGGGCCGTGGGAGTGAGCGCCCGCCCGCTGTCGGAGGAGCGGGCGACGAGCATGAGGGGGCCGTTGAAGCCGGGGCCGAAGGTGTCGCTGACCTCCTCGTAGCTCTGGCGCTGTGCGGTGTCGGGGTTGTAGCTGGCGCCGGACGGCAGGCCCATCCTCATGTCGAGGGCGGGGAGCGCCAGAACGAGGGGGATCAGGAACGCCGCCGTGAGAGCGGGGTACTTGTGGCGGACCAGGTGTGATCCCCAGCGGGTGGCCCGTGTCCGTGCGGCGGCGGAGGCCTGCTGCTGCGCCGTGCGTCGGGTTCTGGCCGAGCAGACGCGCTCCTTGACCAAGCCCAGGAGCGCCGGCAGCAGGGTCAGGGCGAGCAGGACGGTGACGGCGATCGTGGCCGCGGCGGCGAGGGCCATGGTGCTGAGCAGCGTGATCCCGACCACCAGCAGTCCTGCCAGGGCGATGATGACGGTGCTGCCGGCGAAGAAGACCGCGCTGCCGGCGGTGCCGATGGCACGGCCGGTCGCCTCGTGCGCGTCCAGGCCGGTCTCCAGGATGAGCCGCCGTTGCCGGTTGACGATGAACAGGGCGTAGTCGATGCCGACGGCGAGCCCCAGCATCAGGGCCAGTACGGCGGTGAGCGAGTGGATCTCGAAGACGGTGGAGAGAGTGAAGGCGCCGCCGACGCCCACCGTGACACCGACCAGAGCGATCACCAGGGGCAGGCCCGCGGCCACGACCGATCCCAGGGTGACCAGCAGGACGATGGCCGCCACCACGACGCCGACGATCTCGCCGACGCCCACGATCTCGGGTATCTCCAGCATCGCCGCCGACGGCAGGACGTCGAGGTGGGCTCGTTCGGCCTGCTGCTCTGCGGCCTCGACGGTGCTGTCGATCGTGCCGGAGGGCAGCTCATAGGTCTGCTCGTCGAACTGGAACTGCATCAGGGCGGTGGAGCCGTCGGCCGCGACGACGACCCCGGGCACCGGTCGGCCGTCCTGCAGCAGCGGGGACGGCACCTTGCCTCCCGTCGGCTGCCCGGCGGCTTCGGCCACCGCTGCCTGGGTCCGCAGCAGCGGACTCTTCTCCCCCTTGGACAGTTCGTCGGCGAGGACCTTGCGGGCGTCGATGACGTGGTCGTGGCGGTAGACCGCGTCCACCGCGGCGATGAGGGCGTCGCGGCTTTCCTCGCCGTCGACCCGCGTCCCGTTCTGCGCGCGGAACACCAGCATGCCCTGCCCGCCGGACGCCTCGGGAAGGGACTTCGCCAGATCGTCGATGACCTCCTGGGCGGAGGTGCCGTCGATGCGTACCTCGTTGCTCAGCTTGACGGGGTTGACCGCGAGCAGCGCCACCACGGCGGCCACCACCGCCAGCCAGCCGGCGATCACATACCAGGGCCTGGCGTAGGCGAAATGCCCCAGCCGGTACAGCAGCACAGACACACTCTCTCCCTTCCCCGGCGCACCCTGCAGGGCACGCGCATCCGAACGAAGTGAGAGGGTACTACCAAAACGATAGGAGACTATCGAAGCGGTAGAGTGCTATCGTCGCGCAGGCGATTGAGTAGTCTGCGGTGCAGAACGGGAGGGTCAGAGATGCCGAACGCCGCACCGCGCACACGCCGGCTCCGCAGGGTTGACGCCCGCTCCAGCGTGGAGCGCATCATCGCGGCCGGACGTAATGTCCTTGGCGCAGGTGAGGGCTCCTTGGAGCAGATCGCCGCCGAGGCGGGCGTGGGCATCGCCACGCTCTACCGGCACTTCCCCAACCGGGAGGCCATCGTCCGGGCCGTCCTCGACGACATCCTCGAGACCGACCTCCTCCCACTGATCAACGACGCCACGGCCTCCCGCCACCCGCGCCAGACCCTCCTGGACATCGCCACACGACTGCTCGACCTGATCACCGAGGAGCGGGGACTGGTCACCTTCGCCGCCAACTTCGCCGACGTCGCCGTGGACGCCCTCCAGCGCCTCAGCGAGTCCCTCCGCCCCCTCCTCGAGTACGCACAGGAGCAGGGCGAGATCCGTACCGACCTCACGGCGGACGACATTCCGCACTTCCTCGTCATGGGCATCGCAGGCCTCGCGCTCCCCGGTGCCGCACCGTCCACGCGCGCACGCTTCATGGCCCTGCTCTTCGACTCGCTCAACCCCGCCAGCGCGTCCCCTCTCCCACCGGCATGCGCGGAAACGGAAGACGACGACCTCCGCGCCGCGATCAGCGGCGTCGTCCGGGACTGACTCCCGGAGGCCGCGACTGACCCCAGTAGCGCCTGATTCCGTGGTGCTGCCGGCGAGTGGAGGTGCCTGGGCGGCTTGGCACCCTGAACCAAACTCTGTTCACCAGCGCACGTACCCCGTTGCGCACGGGCCAGGTGTCCGGAGCGGGTCTTCTCAGACCGCTCGAGGGAATAGCTGCTCGACTGCGGTGACCACGGCGGCGCGGCGGGCTGCGGTGGTGGAGTCGGTGGCGTGTTCGGCCGCGGCTTCGGCGAGTTCGGGTTGAGCTGCCCAGGTAGTGGCGATCTGGTTGACCAGGGCGAGGACGTCGGCCGGATCCCATGCGGGATTGAGCTGCCCGGCCTGCTGGGCCTGGCGGAGCTGGTCGAGCTTGCGGGTGATGACCGCCCGGGTGGGATCGTCTTCGGTGTCGCCGGCATCAGCCAGTTCGAGGCGGCCCCAGGTGATCAGGCGGTAATGGTCGGGGCGGGCGGTGAAGTAGTCGAACAGGCGGCCCGCGTAGCTGGGGAGATCGGACGGGTCTATCTGGGTGGCGTCGGCGATGACAGAGAGCTCTCGCGCGGCGACGTGGGCGTAGAGCGCTTCCTTGCCGCGGAAGTATGCGTAGACCCGTTCCTTGCTTGTCCGAGCGCTTTTGGCGATGCGGTCGACGCGGGCGCCGGCGATGCCGTGGCGGGCGAACTCCTCCATGGCGGCGGCGAGGATCCGCTCACGCGTGGTGTCGCCACGGTCAGGAGTGGCTGCGTGCGCTGGGGTCTGGCCGGAGTCGGGGGAGTTGGACATAACCCCAGGATAAGGCACCGAACGGTTTGGTTTGGCGTTGCGGGATGCCTGCCCGTAGAGTTAAAACCAAACAGTTCGGTTCGGCCCATTCGGGGTGGAACCGGCACGCACTGAGGAAGTGAACTCATGCAGCACCGCAATCTGGGCTCTCAGGGCCTGCGCGTCTCGGCGCTCGGTCTTGGCGTCATGGGCATGTCCATGGCCTACGGCACCTCGAACGACGACGAGGGCACCGCGACCATCCGCCGCGCCCACGAACTCGGGATCAACCTCTTCGACACCGCCGAGCTGTACGGCGCCGGCGCCGGCAGCAACGAGATCCTGCTGGGCAAAGCGGTCCGGGACTTCCGCGACGAGGTGGTCCTGGCCACCAAATTCGGCTTCGACATGACCTCCCAGCCGCTCGGTTCCGGCTTCAACAGCCGCCCCGAGAACATCCGCAAGGTCGCCGAAAACAGCCTGCGCTACCTGCAGACCAACCACATCGACCTCTTTTACCAGCACATCTCCGACCCCAACGTCCCCGCCGAGGAAGTCGCGGGCGTAGTCGGTGAACTGATCACCGAGGGCAAGGTCAGGTACTTCGGCCTGAGCAACGTCGGCCCCCAGTACATCCGCCGCGCCCACGCCGTCACCCCGGTCTCCGCCCTCCAATACGAGTACTCCCTCTTCGAGCGCGAGGTAGAGGAGAAGATCCTCCCCGTCCTGCGGGAGCTCGGCATCGGCCTGGTCCCCTACTCCCCGCTCGGCCGAGGCTTCCTGACGGGCGCGGTCAAGCCCGCGACCGAATACCCCGCGGACGACATGCGCAGCTGGGACGAGCGCTGGCAGGGCGAGAACTACGCCTACAACCTCCGCGCCACCGAACAGCTCACGGAACTCGCCGCAGCCAAGGGCATCACCACCGCCCAACTCGCGCTGGCCTGGCTCCTCGCCCAGGGCCAGGACGTCGTGCCCATCCCCGGCACCCGCAGCGCCAAGCGTCTTGAGGAGAACGCCGCCGCCGACGGCGTCCAGCTCACCAGCGCCGACCTGGCCCGCATCACCGAGATCCTCCCCCACGGATCGGCGGGCAGCCGCTACCCGGCCGCATCACTGTCCAGCTTCACCACCGACTGACCACGCCGACACCACGACGCCTTCCCACGGTCATTTGGTCAGGAGCCGGTGGCAGATGAGCGTGGCGGCTATGCCGACGAAGCCGAGGAAGCGCTCGGGCTTGCGTTCGTAGCGGCGGTGCAGCGGCGGCATCCGGCAAGCCAGGAAACCGTACGTTCAACGACCCATCGATGGCGGCCGGGGAGTGTAAATCTAACGGCGGATCCGACGATCATGGGGGAGACGTCAAGTGACTGACACCGCCGTGGAGTTGGGGACCGTGGAGCCTGTCGAGAGTGCCCAGTCGGGACTGCCTGCGCCCGTGTCCGACGAGCAGCTGGTCGCGATGCTGGTGGAGCGGGCCCGGTCGGAGGGGCTGCAGCTGACCGGGCAGGGCGGGCTGCTGCAGCAGCTGACCAAGCGGGTCTTGGAGTCTGCCCTGGAAGGTGAGATCACCGATCACCTCGGCTACGAGAAGCACGAAGCTGCTGGCCGGGGCAGCGGCAACTCCCGCAACGGAGGCCGGGCCAAGACCGTGCTGACCGACGTCGGGCCAGTCGAGGTCAAGGTGCCGCGTGACACCTCGGGCACGTTCGAGCCGCAGATCGTCAAGAAGCGGCAGCGACGCCTGACCGGCGTCGACGAGATGGTGTTGTCGCTGTCGGCGAAGGGGCTCACGCACGGCGAGATCTCGGCTCATCTGGCCGAGGTTTACGGCGCCGAGGTGTCCAAGCAGACCATCTCCACCATCACCGACAAGGTCATGGAAGGCATGGCCGAATGGCAGAACCGTCCCCTCGACCGCGTCT
This window of the Streptomyces sp. NBC_01275 genome carries:
- a CDS encoding TetR/AcrR family transcriptional regulator C-terminal domain-containing protein, with the protein product MRKDTGPRRRDRARTGARAPARVWWSEELAYRFVTELPQMPELADIVGTGLAIDRGPFFDRLRDYLDAEAQAGTLDFRSADGQTQQTSAVAEQFLGMICGQLLWPQLVRTDFVPPDPTDTTIVDEAVALMLTRYRTGS
- a CDS encoding MMPL family transporter, encoding MSVLLYRLGHFAYARPWYVIAGWLAVVAAVVALLAVNPVKLSNEVRIDGTSAQEVIDDLAKSLPEASGGQGMLVFRAQNGTRVDGEESRDALIAAVDAVYRHDHVIDARKVLADELSKGEKSPLLRTQAAVAEAAGQPTGGKVPSPLLQDGRPVPGVVVAADGSTALMQFQFDEQTYELPSGTIDSTVEAAEQQAERAHLDVLPSAAMLEIPEIVGVGEIVGVVVAAIVLLVTLGSVVAAGLPLVIALVGVTVGVGGAFTLSTVFEIHSLTAVLALMLGLAVGIDYALFIVNRQRRLILETGLDAHEATGRAIGTAGSAVFFAGSTVIIALAGLLVVGITLLSTMALAAAATIAVTVLLALTLLPALLGLVKERVCSARTRRTAQQQASAAARTRATRWGSHLVRHKYPALTAAFLIPLVLALPALDMRMGLPSGASYNPDTAQRQSYEEVSDTFGPGFNGPLMLVARSSDSGRALTPTALAAVVSELKDTEGATSISLAGMNTAGTVAVLSLVPGDGPNDDGTKDLVASVRDKSREIRETHGVTIGVTGFTALAIDVSDRLGDVLPLYVATVLGLSLIVLLLVFRSVVVPVMATLGFLLSIAATFGITTAVFQWGWLQALFGLDANAPVVSLLPIIVTGVLYGLAMDYQVFLVTSMREARMHGADPLDATVSGFARASAVVIAAATIMVSVFAGFIFNAQPMIKQAGFALAAGILIDAFVIRMTFIPATMALAREKAWWIPVWLDRLLPDLDVEGDKLAQKIPLPHPAAPRQHATAQQT
- a CDS encoding TetR/AcrR family transcriptional regulator → MPNAAPRTRRLRRVDARSSVERIIAAGRNVLGAGEGSLEQIAAEAGVGIATLYRHFPNREAIVRAVLDDILETDLLPLINDATASRHPRQTLLDIATRLLDLITEERGLVTFAANFADVAVDALQRLSESLRPLLEYAQEQGEIRTDLTADDIPHFLVMGIAGLALPGAAPSTRARFMALLFDSLNPASASPLPPACAETEDDDLRAAISGVVRD
- a CDS encoding TetR family transcriptional regulator encodes the protein MSNSPDSGQTPAHAATPDRGDTTRERILAAAMEEFARHGIAGARVDRIAKSARTSKERVYAYFRGKEALYAHVAARELSVIADATQIDPSDLPSYAGRLFDYFTARPDHYRLITWGRLELADAGDTEDDPTRAVITRKLDQLRQAQQAGQLNPAWDPADVLALVNQIATTWAAQPELAEAAAEHATDSTTAARRAAVVTAVEQLFPRAV
- a CDS encoding aldo/keto reductase, whose protein sequence is MQHRNLGSQGLRVSALGLGVMGMSMAYGTSNDDEGTATIRRAHELGINLFDTAELYGAGAGSNEILLGKAVRDFRDEVVLATKFGFDMTSQPLGSGFNSRPENIRKVAENSLRYLQTNHIDLFYQHISDPNVPAEEVAGVVGELITEGKVRYFGLSNVGPQYIRRAHAVTPVSALQYEYSLFEREVEEKILPVLRELGIGLVPYSPLGRGFLTGAVKPATEYPADDMRSWDERWQGENYAYNLRATEQLTELAAAKGITTAQLALAWLLAQGQDVVPIPGTRSAKRLEENAAADGVQLTSADLARITEILPHGSAGSRYPAASLSSFTTD